TTTCTATCACGAAGACACGTTTCAAGAGAATactaattatttttgaaataatggTTAATCAGCCTATTATGACAGCTGatgattttagttttaaaaatgtagatatTTCTAAGCCTATGAACATTTGATGAACTTCATCAGTGGTCAAAACCccagctgaaatgacaataataGCATGAGATATTCTGTGTGCGCAACACAAGCAAACTAATGCGCAAGAGAAACACAAGAATGTGTTCGCTTAAATCTGATTGGTCCGTTGAAAGGCGCTCTTGGTCTTCCACAATCCACGCAGTCAGATAAGATAAAGGAAATGAAACGGGGGGGTCACCCCCATTGATCCAGAAGATTTATATAGGGCGCTTAAGGAACGTTTTGAACCAAATAAGATTTGTGCGACGGTAAAACCCCTTACACTGAAGTGGACTTACTACTTCATGCTTTACCAAGGTACGGCAATTGCGTCGTGCGTTATTTGGAAATTTTAGGATATATGTTCACGTTAATATTAAAGATTTTGTATGTACGTATTGACGCACTGTTTAACTTTACAGTATGCCCCACAACTCAATGAGGACATCCGCGGAAAGAAACGGGACATGCGCATTGTATGTTCAGCCAACAAAGGATTTAATTCCACGGCCCTCAAACATTACTAAAGGCAGACCAGTGAGCACATCCAACCGTGAACTTGACCTGCTGACGGGAGATCCAAGGAGTGATGAAGGCTCACTTACGTCCTGTCACGGGAAAGCAGGGAAGCGTCGCCTGAACacaaagtttacaaacaaaCCCACGCACAGGCGATGTGGTAATCGCAGGGCCAAGGCGAACGACAGGGAGAGACATCGCATGCACAACCTAAATTCAGCCCTGGACGCGCTAAGGAGCGTGCTTCCCACGTTTCCTGAGGACACGAAGCTAACAAAAATAGAGACATTAAGATTCGCTCACAATTATATCTGGGCATTGACGGAAACGCTCAGGCTTACTGACCATGTTCGACACATATCAAATATCGAGAGGGATCAGGAATATTTACATTCCTCCATTGACGCGGTGACTTTGCACGGCAACTCCTCAAGCGCTTGTGCGCACAAGTGGCGCCCTACAATCCGTTCAGAAAACCCACAAGTTCGTAACGGTTACGCGGAAATATTAGTGGAACCATGTGACTGCAGTTTTCAAGAAAATCTGGCTCTTGGATTTGATGAAGATGGTTTATTTATGAGTaatgagtttgtttgtttttcaaaggaACACAGCTTGAGCATTAGtgactgtagtttgtgaagACCACAGAATTAGAAATGCTGTGATTTAGGCTTCATATCCTTTTCTAGTCTGAAGAGCAGGAGTCTTCCATTGTCCTATATTTATTCTCCATATAAAGTTTTACATTGAAGTAAGGAAAGGATGCAATGGTTAATATGTAGTCTCTTAAGGATTTTGCAAGTTTCTGTTCATAGGTTAATTATTTTGAAGTTAATTAAGACTGCAAAATTAAGGAACACATTAAGGAACTCTGTTAGTACAGTCTAACTTTTCATTCTAATCTATGGTACCCCGTTAGTGGTCGTTAGGCCTTCTTTTAGGGAATGTGTGGGTTCTAAGAAGTGATCTGGTAGTGTCAGCGTCTTTGTTGAGACTTTGTCAAGATAGTTTTCAAAACATTGGTTTGTTTTAAGATTAGCACTTGTTTTATATCTTGTGAAGGAGTCGGTTTGTGCTAGCCTATTTATTTACCAGCTGGCCCTTTTCAAGCTGATACctaatcaataaataaactaaaactaaactaacATACATTGCATACTGTATACAATGCTATAGGGAGAACGTCAGAAGGTTATGATGCTACATGAAAATTAATTCAAGTATCAGCACATCTgctgcagggggggggggggggtaatgaCTGTGTTGCTTGTCAGGAACAGACAGCAAACCCTGCCTGAAAAGGCATGGCTGATCAAAACACCCAATCTTTATTCACAGCTTTGTGTGGTTTCCACATTTAAAGGGAAaactttcaaaaataattattttagttttacttgtcaagaaatggaggaaaaaaacaaaaacaaaaaacaaaaaaaaaacacacctctTGGGAGTGCAGTGGTTCAACTACAAAAGACCTCTTGAAAAATGATCCAACTATCCCTATTAAGAAAGCAACACTCCTTATTGAGAGCAACAAGCCTGTCCTGAATCTCTGAGGTATACTAGTGTTAGTGAGCAGGCTACACCTATGGGTGCTCCACCCACTCTACTTCCAGCACATTTAACATGCCACCAGCAGCCCCAGCACCATGTGCATTGATGATTCAAGAACATTAAAATTGTTTGCTGTAACAGTCATGCTGATCGTGGATAGCATTCTAATATTTACAGTATCTAATTTAATTGTCCTTAATGCTCTtgaatatctttaaaaaaaaacaaacaaacaaaaaaaaacacacacacacaactaaaaaCACCCAAACATTCTGGAACAGTCACTTTCTACTGCAGatgaacagagaacaaaaaCTTTCTAAACGTATTAAGTAAGAAGAAACATTCactaaaaatgttacattcttATCAAGGTCAGTCTTTCCAATAATtcaatttcaaaacattttatgtacTTTGTATGATCCCTTCAAAAACACTCATGTTTATGTACatactttatttattgaaaCAAATGATGCTAGTTGTGATGCAAGAGTTGCCATAAAAAGATGTCTACAAAGGTTGCAGCAAAGCTATTGTAAAGAAAGAGATATTGCTTTACATAAAACAGTTCAGTCCCTAATAAACTCACTAGAGACTGCAGAATGGCATGTGATGGAGCTTCCAGAGAAAGCGGAATGTTGGAGATAATCTTTccagtaaaatgaaaaatggttAATCCCTGAATTTTTTGGGGAGGCCAAAAGATAAAgtggtaaatacattttagatacAATAATTGTGCCAAAAAAGCCAATGTTTACTACAGTGACTTATTCACACATTCAACGCTCAATCCCTGCAGCATTTAAAGCCCATGTGCAAAAAATTTGAGGCAATCTGGAACTTTGTCTTTTTCAGTCTTAGCACTTTTTTTGTAACATGTCAGCCAGACATCCAGTGccaaatatttactttttttttttttttttactacccCACATATGGAATGAGTACTACAAAGGAATGCCTTAGCATCCCTTCATATGTACAGGCTGCAAAGAAACATGGGGAGTAACCAAATACTGTAACTGACATCCAGATGTTCTCAAAAAGTCTCCAACAATTACTCAAATTAAGTGGTAGAGATGTTTTATGCAAGATTCCCCAGAACAGGAAAGTGTGCAGATCTGACGCAGCTTCTCAGAAGGATCTATTTTGGGAAAACGGTGACGACATCATAACCTTCAGGTGGGGTCACTCGCTCACGTGCATGTTTCTCACAGTAAATGTTGTCCCCAACGAAAAAGTGTCCCTTCTGTTTCAGATTGACCTGGCAGTCTGAGCAGACATAGCATTCAGGATGCCGGAACTTATCTCGGAGTTTGACGACCATTCCCCTatattcacaaaacaaacaaacagtagcAACTTGAAGCACAGAAGAGCAGTTTAACCCTGAACATGCATGTTCATGCAGctacacaaaatacaaaactggAGCAGTAACTAAATCCAGAGACAAAATGAGTCTAGTAAAATGTAGAGATCCCAGATGTCACAACAAAATTCAGGACAGTCCCCAGTACACACATCATGCCTGTAGTTTAAGGTCTGATCACAGTAAATCAATCTTAAACTGCAATTGTTGTAAACTGCCATTGTGGCTGCTCCACAATGAGAACAGAAGCCTGATGTGTACAATTTAACATTAGGAGGATGAGCAATACAGTTATTTTATCCAGTAATAGAATATAACAGttgcataaaaaaaaagactgttgCTTTGTCTCAATCCAAACActgcacaaaaaaagcaaaaggggggggggggaaagcaAATGAAGATATATTTTTGTCTCCATGGCAAAATGAAGAGTGAGGGGTCTACTCCTTAACCAAGAGGTTAAATCCACTCATATAACCAAATCAGGCAGGCTAGCTGTCAAAATGCAGGCACAATGCAGTGCAATGGAATGCAGATCTCCATTACAAGACTGAGTGAGTGGAGAAAGCTTATGCATGCAGATGATTTGGCTAGTGAGGCTGACAAGGTTCTTTCATTTATTGTCAATGAAATTATACTGACctatatgaatgaaaatacataaaatcaCAATATTCACTGGGTGACAACACCGCTACATACAGGATTTTCATTTGGGACATGTTTTTTCTATGCTCCAAGAATGGTTTACTTACACAATGCCTGATCCACATTTGTCACAAATAGATAGTTTCTCAGCATTGCCAACAGAGGAAGCAATTTTTGTAGTGGGAGCTTTCACACTTCTAAAGCCAGAGGGTTTCTCTGAATCCCCTGTACAGATATCCAGAAAACACCATTTTCCCCAAAACATACCAACATAAAAGTTCCACAGAAATATATCAGTGGTATGACTAAATAATGGGTTACAACAAAAGAAATGGATTATAGGAAGCCACTCAAGTGGGATGCTCAGGTTTAGAAAAACAATCATATATTAATGATGTGTGTAAAGTGCATTCATTATATGTTGGTGTTCTACCTGTCTCAAGGATCTCCTGCAAGACTTTGAATGAAGCAGACTGGCGTGGAGGCTCATCTGCTTCTTGGTTCTCCTTCAGCATTTTGTACACCTCCGATTCGGCAGCCACTGGTGGTCTGGCTGGGACGGATTTGGAGAGATCTGGGCTAGAGCAGAATATTGACAATATAAACAGCTAAGTTCACAGAATAACAGACACAGTCATGTGTGTTCCAAAAATAACAACCCAAACTCAATGCAACAGCTCAAATATTAGACATTTAAAAGAACTGTCACACAGACCAGTAACATAATAAAGCAATAttcacactaatatatatacatatacacacacactatatatatatatatatatatatatatatatatatatatatatatatatatatatatatatatatatatatatatatatatatatatatatatatatatatattacacacacacacacacacacacacacacacacacacacacacacacacacacacacacacacacacacacacacacacacacacacacacacacacacacacacacactaactgtcAAGTGTAACCATCGCCACATATAATCAATGAccacagaaatgaaacagaaatttGTGCCATGCTTGCTTACTGATTACTGGATTCACTAGATGTGGGAGGGGCCTTGACAACATCGACAGCACTGTTAAAGCTCTTGATGTTCTCAGAAGAGTACAAGCCTGCAGGACTGTTGTAGTGGCTAGTAACCACCTTAGAACCAGTCGAAGCAAATGGCAGAGCACTCCTGTTGTGAGCAGATCCTATGTGTTTCACTTCCTATAGGGAGTAAAAGAGATCTGAATCATCTagttaataaacaaacatatctATATTATAATATACATCAATTTTGTGCAATAAGAATGATTAttaggcacagcagtgttgctggtgtttttaaTCAGTCAATATCTGTACACCTATAGATGGTAAAAGATGGTGTATACTcatagcaataaaaaaaaataccagaGAGCAAGAATAAAGATATTTCAAACGTATGTGGattacaacaaaataaatattttaaataagtaaagtaaagtaaagtaacatttatttctgccaGTCTCTTCTGCGCCTTAAAGtatacagaacaaaacaacattcCGGAAAGCATTACACCACAAACAAGTACTCCAGTGCAATTTACCCTTCCTGCACATTATAAGATAAAGCGGAAACGCTTTATCTTGTAAAATGACTTTCCCACTGAGGAAGTAGGCATTTGAAAAGTTAGACATGCCTGTCCTgaggcacacacaaatacatacacag
This region of Electrophorus electricus isolate fEleEle1 chromosome 11, fEleEle1.pri, whole genome shotgun sequence genomic DNA includes:
- the pdlim1 gene encoding PDZ and LIM domain protein 1 encodes the protein MPLRVVMQGPGPWGFRLVGGKDFEQPLTISRVSPGSKAAQADLCIGDMILAIDGEPTESMTHLEAQNKIKGCGEEMVLSIDRSESKMWSPLVSEEGKSHPYKMKLASEPQEVKHIGSAHNRSALPFASTGSKVVTSHYNSPAGLYSSENIKSFNSAVDVVKAPPTSSESSNHPDLSKSVPARPPVAAESEVYKMLKENQEADEPPRQSASFKVLQEILETGDSEKPSGFRSVKAPTTKIASSVGNAEKLSICDKCGSGIVGMVVKLRDKFRHPECYVCSDCQVNLKQKGHFFVGDNIYCEKHARERVTPPEGYDVVTVFPK